Proteins from a genomic interval of Desulfovibrio desulfuricans:
- a CDS encoding ubiquinone/menaquinone biosynthesis methyltransferase: protein MESPRNTATETVVKPAHDAAVAGMFGRIVPFYDLLNRVLSLGLDQYWRKVLAQNVRLGDTGRVLDLAAGTLDVSLAIRRRHPSAIVPAMDFCPPMLVRGSRKLKNANARSILPVAADAKRLPLPDASVDCITIAFGIRNILPREAAFAEMLRVLRPGGRACILEFGSGQERIWGGLYNVYLNHLLPRVGKVFSKDPGAYEYLADTIRKFPSALSLEKEMRAAGFERAWHEKLTSGIVCLHVGEKAR, encoded by the coding sequence GTGGAATCTCCCCGCAACACCGCTACGGAAACTGTTGTCAAACCTGCGCACGATGCGGCGGTGGCTGGCATGTTTGGCCGTATTGTGCCTTTTTATGACCTGCTGAACCGCGTGCTCAGCCTCGGGCTTGACCAGTACTGGCGCAAGGTGCTGGCGCAAAACGTGCGCCTCGGCGATACCGGGCGCGTACTGGATCTGGCGGCCGGCACGCTGGATGTTTCCCTTGCCATTCGCCGCCGCCACCCCTCGGCCATTGTTCCGGCCATGGATTTTTGCCCGCCCATGCTGGTGCGCGGCAGCCGCAAACTCAAGAACGCCAACGCCCGCAGTATCCTGCCCGTTGCAGCAGACGCCAAGCGCCTGCCCCTGCCCGATGCTTCAGTTGACTGCATCACCATTGCCTTTGGCATCCGCAACATCCTGCCCCGCGAGGCGGCCTTTGCCGAAATGCTGCGCGTTCTGCGCCCCGGCGGCAGGGCCTGCATCCTTGAATTCGGTTCCGGGCAGGAGCGCATCTGGGGCGGCCTGTACAACGTGTATCTCAACCACCTGCTGCCCAGGGTTGGCAAAGTATTTTCAAAAGATCCCGGCGCGTACGAGTACCTTGCCGATACAATCCGCAAGTTTCCCTCGGCCCTCAGCCTTGAAAAAGAAATGCGTGCAGCGGGCTTTGAACGTGCATGGCACGAAAAGCTCACGTCCGGCATTGTCTGCCTGCACGTGGGCGAAAAGGCACGCTAG
- a CDS encoding DUF2065 domain-containing protein, whose protein sequence is MKLDYALFLRALGLAIVIEGLCWTLFPGGMRRALLQLLPQPESRLRVLGLIALAVGLGLVALASH, encoded by the coding sequence ATGAAACTCGATTACGCCCTTTTTCTCCGCGCTCTTGGTCTGGCCATCGTTATTGAGGGCCTTTGCTGGACACTCTTTCCCGGCGGCATGCGGCGCGCCCTGCTGCAATTGCTGCCCCAGCCGGAAAGCCGCCTCCGTGTCCTCGGGCTGATCGCCCTGGCCGTGGGACTTGGTCTGGTGGCGCTGGCCTCGCACTAA
- the mqnB gene encoding futalosine hydrolase: MSLLLCAATGPELAGLVPGFSPAGLAAPARETTESPAKSWPEMHLWPVRLKCGDALCCITGVGPINAALAMGMALCRAKAEGTPITAVLNAGLAGAFDLAERPLLGLCMVNEEIWPEYGLHDGRSVTAEAFGFPQWQPATGPAVRNRLPLAGPEALERFGARQQPDVFLPCTSLTVAGVSASFARAADLRARYRADLENMEGFAVAYACAREGIPCVEARSVSNKVGPRANDEKDFPGALRALTRVLPALNLI, translated from the coding sequence GTGAGCCTGCTACTTTGCGCCGCCACCGGCCCGGAACTGGCGGGCCTTGTGCCCGGTTTTTCTCCGGCGGGGCTTGCCGCGCCAGCACGGGAAACAACTGAAAGCCCGGCAAAATCCTGGCCAGAAATGCACCTCTGGCCAGTGCGCCTCAAATGTGGCGACGCGCTGTGCTGCATTACCGGGGTTGGCCCCATTAACGCAGCGCTGGCCATGGGCATGGCCCTTTGCAGGGCTAAAGCCGAGGGCACGCCCATTACAGCAGTGCTCAACGCGGGTCTTGCGGGAGCCTTTGATCTGGCAGAGCGCCCGCTTTTGGGGCTGTGCATGGTGAACGAAGAAATCTGGCCGGAATACGGCCTGCACGATGGGCGCTCCGTCACCGCCGAAGCTTTTGGCTTTCCGCAGTGGCAGCCCGCGACCGGGCCTGCGGTGCGCAACCGCCTGCCCCTGGCAGGGCCGGAAGCGCTGGAACGCTTTGGCGCGCGGCAACAACCGGATGTTTTTTTGCCCTGTACATCGCTCACAGTTGCCGGGGTCAGCGCGAGTTTTGCCAGAGCGGCAGACCTGCGCGCCCGCTACCGGGCTGATCTGGAAAATATGGAAGGCTTTGCCGTGGCGTATGCCTGCGCCCGCGAGGGCATACCTTGTGTGGAGGCACGCAGCGTTTCCAACAAGGTCGGGCCACGCGCCAATGACGAAAAGGATTTTCCCGGCGCGCTACGCGCGCTCACGCGGGTTTTGCCCGCGCTTAACCTTATCTGA